CGACGTTTACGAAGAAAGCGGCGTAAGAGAGTATTGGGTAGTGTATCCCGAATATGAACACGTGCATATCTTTATTCTTGATGAGTCCGGGAAATTCATCGGACAGCATCCGAAGATTAACGGAGAGATCTTGAAATCCGCAATCTTTCCGGAACTCGCGATAGACCTGACGGACATTTTTGCTGATAAGTAGTTAGTGTTTCCGGAAAGGTTTTTCCGTTAGTTCAACGCTTACCGCCATTTGGTAAAGCTTGAATGAATGCTATCTCAGCTATGTTTAAGTTTAGAAATTGTCAAAATTCAATCTAAACAAACAGCTGAAATGAAAAAGCTCATACTACTGATTACCGCACTAGTTTTTCATCACACGATTTTCGCACAAGGCGTTGGTATTAATACCACCTCACCCGACCCGAGTGCTGCACTGGATATTCAAAGTACCAATAAAGGAATCCTCATTCCCAAAGTGTCGCTGACTTCGCTTATCGACAAAACTACCATAACTGCCCCTGCAAACGGTTTGCTGGTTTACAATACAAATCCAAACCTGAAAAATGGCGTCGGTTTCTACTTTAACGCAAATACACCTGTTTCCCCTGATTGGCGGGCGGTTTCCGATTGGAAATTACCCTACTATGGCGCTGATTCAGAACCTGCCGCCGCTTTTCTGATTGAAAATTACCATGGCGGATCAAATTCCTCGGCGATCAAAGGTTACAGTGCAGGAAGCGGAACCGGCGTTCATGCCAGAAGTGACGCAGGAGTTGCTTTAAAGGCAGAAGGCGGTGTGAAGATATTCGGGAATGGACAGGCTCCGGGCGTTGGGAAGGTACTGACGAGTGATGCTCAGGGGAATGCGACTTGGGAAGGTGGAGTTGCATTTAGGGCTAGTGGTATGGCCGGCGGAGGAAGCGAAAAAATAGGAAAGAATATCTATTCAAAGATTCCTTTTTCGGTCGAGAATTATGACATTGGCAATAACTATAACAACATAAATGGAAATCCGCATAATGTTTTTATTGCTCCTGTAAAGGGAATTTATCATTTTGATGTACAAGTTGGCTGGGTTAGCCCAGATTGGGAAACCGATAACTTTGTTGTGTTGTCGATATTTAAATCGAAGGATGGAAGTTCGTCTCCACAAGTTTCCAGTCCTTTCTATTCTAACGGTGACAACCGTGGAGATGTGTCCGTTGACTTAGAATTGGAACCGGGAGACGGAATATATACCGCAATTTTTCAGTCAACTTTTGACTACCTGGATTTGACACCTCACTCCTATTTTTGTGGAAGATTGGTGATGAAGCTTTAACCAATAGTTAA
The genomic region above belongs to Dyadobacter pollutisoli and contains:
- a CDS encoding C1q-like domain-containing protein, coding for MKKLILLITALVFHHTIFAQGVGINTTSPDPSAALDIQSTNKGILIPKVSLTSLIDKTTITAPANGLLVYNTNPNLKNGVGFYFNANTPVSPDWRAVSDWKLPYYGADSEPAAAFLIENYHGGSNSSAIKGYSAGSGTGVHARSDAGVALKAEGGVKIFGNGQAPGVGKVLTSDAQGNATWEGGVAFRASGMAGGGSEKIGKNIYSKIPFSVENYDIGNNYNNINGNPHNVFIAPVKGIYHFDVQVGWVSPDWETDNFVVLSIFKSKDGSSSPQVSSPFYSNGDNRGDVSVDLELEPGDGIYTAIFQSTFDYLDLTPHSYFCGRLVMKL